One Tetrapisispora phaffii CBS 4417 chromosome 2, complete genome genomic region harbors:
- the TPHA0B04740 gene encoding uncharacterized protein (ancestral locus Anc_1.53), with amino-acid sequence MSTLTVKPAPNCHFFTPEQPVLGQFVTYNDSLKGENLAPPKLFHPLAIRDTVFPNRIGVSPMCTYSSNNHEPTEFHQVHYGAWASRGCGMIIVECTGVDEAGMISSNDLGIWNKYLADKHYEKIVEFAHSQNCKIGVQLGHCGCKKEMTATGNEIDSLYKPAELDKKSIKEIVRRWGHAANLAVNVAHYDFIEIQGGHGNLISEFLNKNTNHRTDEYGGSSFANRCRLLNEVVTEVRKEIGNGVPLFLRLSGTMSSLENEKSEEWTIEDTINLSHHLYKCGVDVVDVTGGGHHVNEMTAPMESLSNKIKLIKQKTSKLKVASPGGVHSAKEAEKLINDEDLDILLVGRPFLENPGLVNQWSEEMGIKVSEAVQYTWGFYPANEHLTRDPGMQK; translated from the coding sequence ATGTCGACTCTAACAGTAAAACCTGCTCCAAACTGTCACTTTTTTACACCCGAACAACCAGTTTTAGGTCAATTTGTGACTTATAATGATTCTTTGAAAGGTGAAAACTTGGCTCCACCTAAACTATTTCACCCATTAGCTATCCGGGATACAGTTTTTCCAAATAGGATTGGTGTTTCGCCCATGTGTACGTACTCCTCAAATAATCATGAGCCTACTGAGTTCCACCAAGTGCACTATGGTGCCTGGGCTTCACGTGGATGCGGAATGATCATCGTAGAATGCACCGGAGTGGACGAGGCAGGTATGATCTCCTCAAATGACCTAGGCATATGGAACAAATATCTTGCCGACAAGCATTACGAAAAGATTGTTGAATTCGCACACAGTCAGAACTGCAAAATCGGCGTGCAGTTAGGGCATTGTGGGTGCAAGAAAGAGATGACCGCCACCGGGAACGAAATCGACTCGTTATACAAGCCTGCCGAACTGGACAAGAAATCAATAAAGGAAATTGTGAGAAGATGGGGCCATGCTGCTAACTTGGCGGTCAACGTTGCCCATTACGATTTCATTGAGATTCAAGGTGGACACGGAAACTTGATAAGTGAGTTTTTGAACAAGAACACGAACCATCGTACCGACGAGTACGGCGGCTCGTCATTTGCCAACAGATGCCGTCTGCTCAACGAAGTAGTCACTGAGGTACGGAAAGAGATCGGCAATGGCGTGCCTCTATTTTTGCGACTCTCAGGCACGATGTCGTCGCtggaaaatgaaaagagCGAGGAGTGGACTATCGAAGACACCATCAACCTGAGCCACCATCTCTACAAGTGCGGAGTCGACGTCGTGGATGTGACCGGAGGCGGACACCATGTGAATGAGATGACAGCACCCATGGAGAGCTTATCCAACAAGATCAAGTTAATAAAACAGAAGACAAGCAAGCTAAAGGTGGCCTCGCCGGGAGGTGTCCATTCCGCCAAAGAAGCGGAAAAATTGATCAACGACGAGGACCTAGACATCCTGCTCGTTGGCCGCCCATTCTTGGAGAACCCCGGGCTGGTGAACCAGTGGTCCGAGGAGATGGGCATCAAGGTAAGCGAAGCTGTCCAGTACACCTGGGGATTCTACCCAGCCAATGAGCATTTGACAAGGGACCCTGGCATGCAGAAGTAA
- the TPHA0B04750 gene encoding amino acid permease (similar to Saccharomyces cerevisiae AGP1 (YCL025C) and GNP1 (YDR508C); ancestral locus Anc_1.50) — translation MSDPKSGYEMSDTKAEAHVFSSQENEVEYLDSQLNGDSSSNNSIKEPTSTGAKGHFKSFVDSFRRGDHAKNALHDLENDITTSISHASLVHAVSKAREDDEIMQSVASAEHRKVNNTESDDLQKTIKPRHVIMISLGTGIGTGLLVGNSSVLSAAGPAPLVIGYSIMGSCLYCIIQAAGEMAVVYSDLNGGFNNYPSFLLDPALGFSVAWVYCLQWLCVCPLELVTASLTIKYWTTKVDPDVFVIIFYVLIISINVFGARGYAEAEFFFNVCKVLMMIGFFILGIIITAGGAGNDGYLGAKYWHEPGAFRGEHAVDRFKGVMDTFVAAAFAFGATEFIALTAAEQSNPRKAIPSAAKKVLYRIVLIFLVSIIMLGFLVPYDSDQLLGSSGSGVKASPYVLAVSLHGVRVVPHFINAVILLSVLSVGNSAFYSSSRLLLSLSQQGYAPKWFDYVDRQGRPARAMLMSALFGVIAFCATSPKETDVFNWLLAISGLSQLFTWFAICMSHVRFRYAMKVQGRSIGEVGFHSQTGVYGSLYAATMMILALMAQFWVAIAPLNEGKLDAQNFFQSYLAMPILIALYFGYKLYYRDWKLYIKADKIDLISHRQIFDENILKQEDEEYKEKLRNGPAWRRIADFWC, via the coding sequence ATGTCTGATCCGAAATCTGGGTATGAGATGAGTGACACGAAGGCAGAAGCTCATGTCTTTTCGTCACAAGAAAATGAAGTCGAATATCTTGACAGTCAACTGAATGGTGATTCTTCAAGTAACAATTCAATCAAAGAACCTACGTCCACAGGTGCAAAGGGTcattttaaaagttttgTTGACTCTTTTAGAAGAGGTGATCATGCCAAAAATGCATTACACGATTTGGAAAATGATATTACAACTTCAATTTCACATGCATCTTTAGTTCATGCAGTCTCTAAAGCAAGAGAAGATGACGAAATAATGCAAAGTGTAGCATCCGCAGAACACCGTAAAGTTAACAACACGGAGTCAGATGATCTacaaaaaacaattaaacCAAGACATGTTATTATGATTTCGTTAGGTACTGGTATCGGTACTGGTTTATTAGTTGGTAACTCGTCGGTCTTAAGTGCAGCCGGTCCAGCTCCTTTGGTTATTGGGTATTCCATTATGGGTTCCTGTCTTTACTGTATCATCCAAGCTGCTGGTGAAATGGCTGTTGTCTATAGTGATTTAAATGGTGGTTTCAATAATTATCCTTCGTTTTTACTGGACCCTGCTTTAGGGTTTTCTGTCGCTTGGGTTTACTGTCTTCAATGGTTATGTGTCTGTCCTTTAGAACTAGTCACAGCATCTCTtacaatcaaatattgGACTACAAAAGTCGATCCCGATGTATTCgtcatcattttttatgTATTAATTATCAGTATTAATGTTTTTGGTGCTAGAGGTTATGCTGAGGCAGAGTTTTTCTTCAACGTTTGTAAAGTTCTAATGATGATTGGTTTCTTTATCTTAGGTATTATCATCACTGCTGGTGGTGCTGGTAATGACGGTTATTTGGGTGCTAAATATTGGCACGAACCTGGTGCATTTAGAGGTGAACATGCTGTCGACCGGTTCAAAGGTGTTATGGATACCTTCGTCGCTGCGGCTTTTGCTTTTGGTGCAACCGAATTTATTGCTTTAACTGCCGCTGAACAATCCAATCCAAGAAAAGCTATTCCATCCGCTGCCAAGAAAGTTTTGTACAGAATTGTTCTTATTTTCTTAGTTTCCATTATCATGTTAGGTTTCTTAGTTCCATACGATTCTGATCAATTGTTAGGTTCATCAGGTTCAGGTGTTAAGGCCTCACCATATGTTTTAGCCGTCTCATTACACGGTGTACGTGTCGTGCCACATTTCATTAATGCGGTTATTTTACTTTCCGTACTATCCGTGGGTAATTCTGCATTCTACTCCAGTTCTCGTCTATTGTTATCTTTATCTCAACAAGGTTATGCACCAAAATGGTTCGATTACGTGGACAGACAAGGTAGACCAGCAAGAGCAATGCTGATGTCGGCATTGTTTGGTGTCATTGCTTTCTGTGCAACCTCTCCAAAGGAAACTGATGTATTCAATTGGTTGTTGGCTATTTCCGGTTTATCTCAATTATTTACTTGGTTCGCTATTTGTATGTCCCATGTAAGATTCAGATATGCCATGAAAGTCCAAGGTAGATCAATCGGTGAAGTCGGTTTCCATTCCCAGACCGGTGTCTATGGTTCATTGTACGCTGCTACTATGATGATTTTAGCTTTAATGGCTCAATTCTGGGTTGCTATTGCTCCATTAAATGAAGGCAAATTAGATGCTCAAAACTTTTTCCAAAGTTATTTAGCCATGCCAATTTTAATTGCACTATACTTTGGTTATAAACTTTATTATAGAGACTGGAAGTTGTATATCAAAGCTGATAAGATTGACCTGATATCTCACAGAcaaatttttgatgaaaacattttaaagcaagaagatgaagaatacaaagaaaaattgagaAACGGTCCAGCATGGCGTAGAATTGCAGATTTCTGGTGTTAA
- the TPHA0B04760 gene encoding nitroreductase family protein (similar to Saccharomyces cerevisiae FRM2 (YCL026C-A); ancestral locus Anc_1.49), translating to MSVEHIIKAVSSRRTIYNLKQTLPAGVTVEKIQEIVQSIVKDVPTAFNSQSTRAIILTGAAHKKAWESVVAAMPNDDAKKRPASARDEAFGSIIFMTDSKTIQGLQEKFPAYSAMFPHFADQANGAAQISTWTALHQLNLGCNLQHYNTMIREALPADVPKEWEVAAQLVFGSVGAPAGEKTFIENPVKVYK from the coding sequence atgtcTGTTGAACACATTATCAAAGCCGTATCTTCTAGAAGAACCATCTACAACTTGAAACAGACTTTACCTGCTGGTGTTACTGTTGAAAAGATTCAAGAAATCGTTCAATCCATTGTTAAGGATGTCCCAACTGCTTTCAACTCGCAATCCACTCGTGCCATTATCTTGACCGGTGCTGCTCATAAGAAAGCTTGGGAATCAGTTGTTGCTGCTATGCCAAATGATGATGCTAAGAAGAGACCAGCATCGGCCAGAGATGAGGCCTTTGGTTCTATCATCTTCATGACTGATTCTAAAACTATTCAAGGGttacaagaaaaatttCCCGCTTACAGCGCAATGTTTCCACATTTTGCCGACCAAGCTAATGGTGCCGCCCAAATTTCCACTTGGACTGCTTTACACCAGCTAAATCTAGGTTGTAATTTGCAACATTATAACACAATGATCAGAGAAGCTCTACCAGCTGATGTTCCAAAGGAATGGGAGGTCGCCGCCCAATTGGTATTCGGTTCTGTTGGTGCTCCCGCTGGTGAAAAGACATTTATCGAAAACCCAGTCAAAGTTTACAAATAA
- the TPHA0B04770 gene encoding uncharacterized protein (similar to Saccharomyces cerevisiae HBN1 (YCL026C-B)): protein MSAASFIQSIASRRTIYKLSPELPNGVTIDKVQNFVETLVREIPTALNSQSTRAVILTGNSHKLAWDNVVKAMPSASAKMRPESARDEAFGTIVFMTDVKTIEKLQEEYSAIAHVFPTHSDTSNGAAQITAWAALEQLGLGCHLQHYNPMIKEALQFDIPQEWNVVAQLVFGSVREAPTEKTYINNPVKIYA, encoded by the coding sequence ATGTCTGCTGCTTCTTTCATCCAATCTATTGCTTCTAGAAGAACTATCTACAAATTATCACCTGAATTACCAAATGGTGTTACCATTGATAAAGTTCAGAACTTTGTAGAAACTTTGGTTAGAGAAATTCCAACTGCTTTGAATAGCCAATCCACTCGTGCTGTTATTCTAACTGGTAACTCGCACAAATTAGCCTGGGATAATGTCGTCAAGGCCATGCCAAGTGCTTCTGCTAAAATGAGACCTGAATCTGCCAGGGATGAAGCCTTTGGTACCATTGTATTCATGACAGATGTTAAAACCATAGAAAAGCTACAGGAGGAGTACTCTGCTATTGCACACGTATTCCCTACCCACTCAGATACATCTAATGGTGCTGCTCAAATTACTGCGTGGGCTGCTTTAGAACAATTAGGATTAGGTTGTCATTTACAACATTATAATCCTATGATTAAGGAAGCTTTACAATTTGATATTCCACAAGAGTGGAATGTGGTAGCCCAATTAGTTTTTGGATCCGTAAGAGAAGCTCCAACTGAAAAGACATACATTAATAATCCAGTGAAGATATACGCTTAA
- the FUS1 gene encoding Fus1p (similar to Saccharomyces cerevisiae FUS1 (YCL027W); ancestral locus Anc_1.48) has translation MVSLLSLKVPNTIVNSDTGLNSVTAIDTSSSSNQIGLIIGLPVGFVCFCIILILIYFYMRKYNYSIAKDTSPKSRSKNWLTEKIYTQDYRSDYLKKNSDDIINKQNLPFGQNVSSHIEYKILNPLHKHILTPKNAVQSNIYKNSNVGCELQQYSDEAEKLLYTSPPNIYHISSTFPSIGKDEEANIDFYNNDSPRSNNWKYDSPLSKWFMRSSLYLRDFGTNVKCSDMKLKKLKLLSHIEKKHVDIGNVDERSPILASAVEKYNSGAMFELNYSDEDEGETKGDTNINQQILYPDNSGTLIFKIDPVPSSKKCKNKHKGNKKKNNKKKYKSHLKYLRYLSQLKPLPLTPTSRFIVGKVFGVKIKYEAKLTDEINIDCGEHVRVLAVHSDGWCLVEKCQLNGSSLCNTIDEPRNIDSKLYLNDERGIIPGYCLDG, from the coding sequence ATGGTGTCTTTACTCTCATTAAAAGTGCCTAATACTATTGTAAACTCAGACACAGGTCTGAATTCAGTAACTGCTATTGATACAAGTTCGTCATCTAACCAGATAGGATTAATTATTGGGTTACCTGTAGGGTTCGTTTgtttttgtattattttaattcttATTTACTTCTATATGAGGAAATATAACTATTCAATTGCTAAAGATACTTCACCTAAATCAAGATCTAAAAATTGGTTAACTGAAAAGATTTATACTCAAGATTATCGATCagattatttgaaaaaaaatagtgACGACATAATTAACAAACAGAATCTTCCTTTTGGACAAAATGTTTCGTCGcatattgaatataaaatattgaacCCTTTGCATAAACATATCCTAACACCAAAGAATGCTGTccaatcaaatatttacaaaaattctAATGTGGGCTGTGAACTTCAGCAATATAGTGATGAAgcagaaaaattattatatacatCACCACCTAACATATATCATATATCATCGACTTTTCCTTCCATAGGCAAAGATGAAGAGGCCAACATCGATTTTTACAATAATGACAGTCCAAGGTCAAATAATTGGAAATATGACTCTCCTCTTTCAAAATGGTTCATGAGAAGTTCTCTATATCTTAGGGATTTTGGAACCAACGTAAAATGTTCTGATATGAAactaaagaaattaaaattattatcacaTATCGAAAAAAAGCATGTTGACATAGGAAATGTAGACGAAAGATCGCCAATTTTAGCTTCAGCTGTTGAAAAATACAACTCAGGAGCAATGTTTGAGTTAAATTATTCAGATGAAGACGAAGGCGAGACTAAGGGGGACACTAATATTAATCAACAAATTCTTTATCCAGATAATTCTGGtacattaatatttaaaattgatcCAGTTCCTTCCAGTAAAAAATGTAAGAATAAGCATAAaggaaataaaaaaaagaataataagaaaaaatataagagTCATTTAAAGTATTTAAGATATTTATCTCAACTAAAGCCATTACCTCTCACACCCACTTCAAGATTCATAGTGGGTAAAGTGTTTGGtgttaaaataaaatatgaagCAAAATTAactgatgaaattaatattgattGTGGTGAACATGTGAGAGTCTTGGCTGTCCACTCTGATGGATGGTGTTTAGTTGAAAAATGTCAATTAAATGGTTCATCTTTATGCAACACAATTGATGAACCGAGAAATATTGATTcgaaattatatttgaatgaCGAAAGAGGGATTATACCCGGTTATTGTTTAGATggttaa
- the STE50 gene encoding Ste50p (similar to Saccharomyces cerevisiae STE50 (YCL032W); ancestral locus Anc_1.42), protein MSVEDKGSDNNGMVIDVNCSKWSAEDVASWCVSTLDIDNESELYNNLIEQEISGDLLKELSLQDCKDLCGSANLKLAIKFKLQLNKLLRKENDEYHKTQNETLVFSLDNLYSTLSVKLRDFQSQYVRLRMDVLDVVKSSSNSNSPGNSDAGMIGDLYRSRSQNQSNGTLSNPQHPHINDDNTKKDHSEQLNGKNPIHAVSRQNSTLSKVAAKAPSSSNGLNQESTGPSSNSEPLKQLRASKEDSCEKILRNAMKRHHLNEEDWRQYVLVICYGDQEKALELDDSPVVTFKNLKMQGLKPTIMLRHRGDFEEFNVGAEGKTAITPGGRL, encoded by the coding sequence ATGAGTGTTGAAGATAAAGGAAGTGACAACAATGGCATGGTAATCGATGTGAATTGTAGTAAGTGGTCGGCTGAAGATGTTGCCTCTTGGTGCGTATCAACTTTGGATATAGATAACGAAAGCGAACTATATAACAATTTGATTGAACAAGAAATCAGTGGCGATCTATTAAAGGAGCTATCTTTGCAAGATTGCAAAGATCTGTGTGGAAGTGCGAATTTAAAATTGGCAATTAAGTTTAAGTTACAGTTGAACAAACTATTACGCAAAGAAAATGACGAATATCATAAAACACAAAATGAGACTTTGGTATTCTCGTTGGATAACCTATATAGCACATTATCAGTAAAATTGAGAGATTTCCAATCCCAGTATGTTCGCCTACGTATGGATGTGCTAGATGTTGTAAAGAGTTCGAGTAATTCGAATAGCCCTGGCAACTCGGATGCAGGCATGATCGGTGATTTGTATAGATCTAGATCTCAAAATCAATCTAATGGAACATTATCCAATCCTCAGCATCCACATATCAATGATGACAATACTAAAAAAGATCATAGCGAACAATTAAATGGCAAGAACCCCATCCATGCAGTTTCAAGACAAAACTCAACTCTATCGAAAGTAGCTGCAAAAGCaccatcatcatcaaatGGTCTTAATCAAGAAAGCACAGGTCcatcttcaaattcagAACCATTGAAACAACTCCGTGCCTCAAAGGAAGATTCATGTGAAAAGATACTGAGGAATGCAATGAAGAGACACCACTTGAATGAAGAAGATTGGAGACAGTATGTACTTGTAATCTGTTATGGAGACCAAGAGAAGGCACTAGAATTGGATGATAGCCCTGTAGTTACTTTTAAGAACTTGAAAATGCAAGGGTTAAAACCAACAATAATGTTAAGACATAGAGgagattttgaagaattcaaTGTTGGAGCCGAAGGAAAGACTGCCATTACCCCTGGTGGGAGACTCTAA
- the EMI1 gene encoding Emi1p (similar to Saccharomyces cerevisiae EMI1 (YDR512C); ancestral locus Anc_1.41) — protein sequence MSKYPTTMSCREAFDQLTSCYSVGGQFRNYYRYGEYNPCSKQLAKFKFCIMNSKDPVKVQEWYKEQIEYNKEYRGSSDDIWEER from the coding sequence ATGTCTAAATACCCAACTACAATGAGCTGCCGTGAGGCATTTGACCAGTTAACATCATGCTATTCAGTAGGAGGTCAATTCAGAAACTACTATAGATATGGTGAATACAATCCATGCTCTAAACAACTtgcaaaatttaaattttgcaTAATGAACTCAAAAGACCCTGTAAAAGTACAAGAATGGTACAAGGAACAAATAGAATATAATAAGGAATACAGAGGCTCTTCAGATGATATATGGGAAGAACGATAG
- the MXR2 gene encoding peptide-methionine (R)-S-oxide reductase (similar to Saccharomyces cerevisiae YCL033C; ancestral locus Anc_1.40), which yields MKYINRVLKSNIVRFLIIILFSLLFFNQYSTLIDMFLGKYLAKTPQVSQNIRYFVTKNPIKFTLNNELLKRKLTNSKLSNLNLSNYSKQYSTGNIKGQQQPSNKMSAPETPDIHKHWNKDLSPEALHILRDKGTEAPNTGAYLHNKRDGIYTCGNCMAPIYDSNTKFDSGCGWPAFYKEIPGALKHITDLSHGMKRVEITCAKCGGHMGHVFEGEGFDKLLGNPTDERHCVNSASLKFKPRDK from the coding sequence atgaaatatataaatagagTACTAAAATCGAATATAGTCAGGTTTCTAATTATAATTCTCTTtagtttattattctttaatCAATACTCGACATTAATTGATATGTTTTTAGGAAAATATTTAGCCAAAACACCCCAAGTTTCACAAAATATCAGATATTTTGTTACAAAGAATCCTATAAAATTTACTTTGAATAAcgaattattgaaaagaaaacttACTAATTCAAagttatcaaatttaaatttaagtAATTATTCTAAACAGTATTCAACAGGCAATATTAAAGGTCAACAACAACCATCAAACAAAATGAGCGCACCAGAAACCCCAGATATCCATAAGCATTGGAATAAAGATTTATCTCCAGAAGCTTTACACATTTTAAGAGACAAAGGTACTGAAGCACCAAACACTGGTGCCTATTTGCACAACAAGAGAGATGGTATCTATACGTGTGGTAATTGTATGGCTCCAATTTACGATAGTAATACAAAATTTGATTCTGGGTGTGGTTGGCCAGCATTCTATAAAGAAATTCCAGGCGCATTAAAGCACATAACCGACTTGAGTCACGGTATGAAGAGAGTTGAAATTACTTGTGCAAAGTGTGGGGGTCATATGGGTCACGTCTTCGAAGGTGAAGGTTTTGATAAACTATTAGGTAACCCAACAGATGAAAGACATTGCGTTAACAGTGCTTCTTTGAAATTCAAGCCAAGAGATAAATAA
- the TPHA0B04820 gene encoding glutaredoxin (similar to Saccharomyces cerevisiae GRX1 (YCL035C) and GRX2 (YDR513W); ancestral locus Anc_1.38), producing the protein MAFENWDFTLVIVVMVLTFLFRRFLTTPREVSPESIARVNALIKQKSVFVAAKSYCPYCKNTLITLFDELKVPKEKALVLQLDGMSDGLELQDTLQQINGQRTVPQIYIDGKHVGGNSELQKLKKSGELQLLLKKALA; encoded by the coding sequence ATGGCATTTGAGAATTGGGATTTTACTTTAGTAATTGTGGTTATGgtattaacatttttatttagaAGATTTCTAACTACACCAAGGGAAGTGTCTCCTGAAAGTATTGCAAGAGTTAACGCATTgattaaacaaaaaagtGTATTTGTTGCTGCAAAAAGTTATTGTCCATATTGTAAAAATACTCTAATAACTTTATTCGATGAATTAAAAGttccaaaagaaaaagCTCTTGTTCTGCAGTTAGATGGTATGAGCGATGGTTTGGAACTTCAAGATACTTTGCAACAAATCAATGGTCAAAGAACGGTTCCCCAGATATACATCGATGGCAAGCATGTTGGTGGCAATAGTGAGttacaaaaattgaaaaaatcaGGGGAGCTACAATTGTTATTAAAGAAAGCTTTGGCTTAG
- the TPHA0B04830 gene encoding uncharacterized protein (similar to Saccharomyces cerevisiae SRO9 (YCL037C) and SLF1 (YDR515W); ancestral locus Anc_1.36): MSTDIAVAKPVEEVKKPEPVLTPAPVPKSSPWNVVSNSIPVTTIDISSLNKDNAKNTSMPTIKTSSNTKWTPIKASIVVAGSKKSSGNNGNNNVVRRNGKNGKSNNGNRNKTKKPVKPTSQQNENKKNDFNENNSKFNENQDQNDGKQDMGNGFPKKRPFNGQRQSRTGFRPQNKQMHQSEYSLQPIIMAVNNVARQIEYYFSEENLAKDTFLKEKLSKDGYAPLSVIAKFYRIVNLSFNGDANIIMAALREITFNQNAAVEIAFGELQSSAFGEQNVTEQSPELNASILDNYFVRSKNWEASAPSESTTVVSIQKTFVGNDLDQFMIQFNPEPVPVKNEDETPAEVTEPVESN, encoded by the coding sequence atgtcCACCGATATTGCTGTTGCTAAGCCTGTTGAAGAAGTTAAGAAACCTGAACCAGTCTTAACTCCTGCTCCTGTTCCTAAGAGCTCTCCATGGAATGTTGTTTCAAACAGCATCCCAGTTACTACCATTGACATCAgttctttaaataaagataatgcTAAAAACACTTCAATGCcaacaataaaaacaagCAGTAATACTAAATGGACCCCAATTAAAGCTTCCATCGTAGTTGCCGGCTCAAAGAAGAGTTCCGgtaataatggtaataacAACGTTGTCAGAAGAAATGGTAAGAACGGTAAAAGTAACAATGGTAACAGAAACAAAACCAAGAAGCCAGTTAAACCAACTAGTCAACAAAATGagaataagaaaaatgatttcaatgaaaacaacagtaaatttaatgaaaaccAAGACCAGAATGATGGAAAACAAGACATGGGCAATGGTTTCCCAAAGAAGAGACCATTCAACGGTCAAAGACAATCACGCACTGGCTTCCGTCCACAAAACAAACAAATGCATCAATCTGAATACTCTCTTCAACCAATAATCATGGCTGTCAACAATGTTGCTAGACAAATCGAATACTATTTCAGTGAAGAAAACTTAGCCAAAGATACTTTCCTAAAggaaaaattatcaaaggATGGTTACGCTCCATTATCAGTAATTGCTAAATTTTATAGAattgttaatttatcatttaatgGTGATGCGAATATTATCATGGCTGCTTTGAGAGAAATCACATTTAATCAAAATGCTGCCGTCGAAATTGCTTTTGGTGAACTGCAGTCATCCGCTTTTGGTGAACAAAATGTTACTGAACAAAGTCCTGAATTAAATGCCAGCATCTTAGATAATTACTTCGTCCGTTCTAAGAATTGGGAAGCTTCTGCTCCATCCGAATCTACTACTGTTGTTTCCATTCAAAAAACATTTGTCGGTAATGATTTAGACCAATTTATGATCCAATTTAACCCAGAACCAGTTCCAGtcaaaaatgaagatgaaactCCAGCTGAAGTCACTGAACCTGTGGAATCTAATTGA